A genome region from Hevea brasiliensis isolate MT/VB/25A 57/8 chromosome 7, ASM3005281v1, whole genome shotgun sequence includes the following:
- the LOC131181626 gene encoding uncharacterized protein LOC131181626 has translation MVFGGYVLTVELSTRLRAKGIEVNEEKVKAIRDWPIPTFVTKERRPIAYFSEKLNCAALNYSTYDKELYALYKKGKVNVVADALSRRYTLISTLNAKLLGFEHVKDLYAKDSDFAVVYDACEKTTFQKFNRHDGFLFRANKLCVPNCSMRELLVRKSHSGGLMGHFGVTKTLDTLREYFF, from the exons ATGGTTTTTGGAGGATATGTATTGACTGTCGAGCTATCAACAAGATTACG TGCAAAAGGTATTGAGGTGAATGAAGAGAAGGTGAAAGCTATCCGTGACTGGCCGATTCCTACATTTGTTACTAAG GAAAGACGTCCTATTGCATATTTTAGTGAAAAGCTGAATTGTGCAGCATTAAACTACTCAACGTATGACAAAGAGCTTTATGCCTTG TATAAGAAAGGTAaggtaaatgtagttgctgatgcattGTCACGCAGGTATACTCTTATCTCTACTCTTAATGCTAAATTGttaggttttgagcatgtgaaagaCTTGTATGCTAAGGATTCCGATTTTGCTGTTGTTTATGATGCATGTGAGAAAACTACTTTTCAAAAGTTTAATAGGCATGATGGGTTTTTATTTCGTGCGAATAAATTATGTGTGCCTAATTGCTCTATGAGGGAGTTACTTGTGCGTAAGTCACATAGTGGTGGTCTCATGggacattttggggttactaAGACTTTGGATACATTGAGAGAATACTTCTTTTGA